In a single window of the Subtercola sp. PAMC28395 genome:
- a CDS encoding VOC family protein yields the protein MFTAAHAFSGFSVTDVAAAHTFYGETLGLDVSLNSMGFLELNLASGGKVLAYGKPNHSPASFTILNFPVDDIESAVDDLIARGVETKIYSDDEFPTDSKGIARGNGYGPDIAWFRDPAGNVLAVMQAS from the coding sequence ATGTTCACTGCAGCACACGCATTCAGCGGATTCTCCGTCACTGACGTCGCAGCCGCCCACACCTTCTACGGAGAGACGCTCGGCCTCGACGTGAGCCTGAACTCGATGGGATTCCTCGAATTGAACCTGGCCAGCGGTGGCAAGGTTCTCGCGTACGGCAAGCCCAACCACTCCCCCGCATCGTTCACGATCCTGAACTTTCCGGTCGACGACATCGAGTCCGCTGTGGATGATCTGATCGCCCGGGGTGTCGAAACGAAAATCTACTCCGACGATGAGTTCCCGACCGACTCCAAGGGAATCGCCCGCGGCAACGGCTACGGCCCCGACATCGCGTGGTTCCGCGACCCGGCAGGCAACGTGCTGGCCGTGATGCAGGCCAGTTAA
- a CDS encoding Ig-like domain-containing protein encodes MFESTAKLTPDAQGDERHVYRKNTVSGSVDLVSTHARDSTSTGSSFSASISGDGRFVTFMTTDRDVFSSDPGPNGGAQIAYRDMNEASARLITSRHAPETETLAARAQVDDGENASPVISADGRHVAFVSTVPGVNNLGPDFTGVPTIEVYDSETDDVTSVHEGRQPSISADGRYIAFTSGAGTASAESGKTGAPGADKPKPSQVFRYDRVDATAAMVSNAAGTASPADGDSSRPSISADGSRVAFMSGASDLVESGDLPKTSQMLDAYVRDLTSAHTHRVSLLLDDSASPSDAEVAAKAQSTHRTRRWLEAFGGSIAVSIAANGASVVVTSINPLLSITGDCSGCQTFVDDNDALDVYSVGLSPEGRPQSVQPVSMRKNLDDFSTDGLGVAYALNSDTGTGDSIADGTTPVTADGQTVVFGSIADDLRGWDSTRKVLAGDLDFNPAPKPRWKDDTAAAGAMWVPHYLDGGFPGSTPTTVRLFQADTNGFASHLHPGAVATGSLATRQTESVEYNTRTTSLPSLKEKPAQLSATGRFSTDSVSAGTSGTTYQLTVTAHTSGSAVVEYDFDHLSIDAVPSIPTGWDRATDDVAGTLTFTKAHVSAGDVAEFALTVTEVDTGAPAKASVTAEVNGATASTSLIVRPSAPVCAGTTGQPPVIIAGLATALRGVQCLSESATISAVAPHGVASATASGVLTYTPDSAYRGPETLEVKATDAAGRVSLPTAIAVAVGSPALALDDPYTARVGEDLVVDAAHGLLSNDIFPTNRAEWHLDEGNPPDHGTVKIDDQTGAFVYSPAPGFTGDAVFRYRAYGPDAHSDSNIGTVTIHVR; translated from the coding sequence GTGTTCGAATCAACCGCAAAGCTCACTCCGGATGCTCAGGGCGACGAACGACACGTCTACCGTAAGAACACCGTGTCCGGCTCGGTCGACCTGGTGTCCACGCACGCACGTGACTCCACTTCCACCGGTTCGTCGTTCTCTGCATCGATCTCTGGCGACGGCCGCTTCGTCACCTTCATGACGACCGATCGGGATGTGTTCTCCAGTGACCCTGGCCCGAATGGCGGCGCACAGATCGCGTATCGAGACATGAACGAGGCCTCCGCTCGCCTCATCACCTCTCGGCATGCGCCAGAGACAGAAACGCTGGCCGCTCGAGCACAGGTCGACGATGGCGAGAATGCGTCGCCCGTCATCTCTGCAGACGGTCGTCACGTCGCATTCGTGTCGACCGTTCCGGGCGTCAACAACCTCGGTCCAGACTTCACGGGGGTACCGACGATCGAGGTCTACGACAGTGAGACCGACGACGTCACCAGCGTGCACGAGGGCCGCCAGCCGTCGATTTCCGCAGACGGTCGGTACATCGCTTTCACCTCTGGTGCGGGTACGGCGTCTGCCGAAAGTGGCAAGACCGGCGCACCAGGCGCTGACAAGCCCAAGCCTTCACAGGTCTTCCGCTACGATCGCGTCGACGCAACTGCGGCGATGGTCTCGAATGCGGCAGGCACAGCGTCACCCGCTGACGGTGACTCATCGCGACCAAGCATCTCGGCAGACGGCTCCCGGGTTGCGTTCATGTCTGGCGCGTCCGATCTGGTTGAGTCGGGTGATCTTCCGAAGACAAGTCAGATGCTCGATGCCTACGTGCGTGACCTGACGTCAGCACACACGCATCGCGTGTCTCTCCTCCTCGACGATTCAGCGTCTCCGTCAGACGCCGAGGTCGCAGCCAAAGCTCAATCGACGCACCGAACGCGGCGCTGGTTGGAAGCATTCGGAGGGTCGATCGCCGTGTCGATTGCAGCGAACGGAGCAAGCGTGGTCGTGACGTCGATCAATCCGCTCCTCTCAATCACGGGCGACTGCAGCGGGTGTCAGACCTTTGTGGATGACAATGACGCCCTCGACGTCTACTCGGTCGGGTTGTCCCCCGAGGGGCGGCCGCAGTCGGTTCAGCCCGTGTCGATGCGTAAGAATCTCGACGACTTCAGTACCGACGGCTTGGGCGTCGCCTATGCGTTGAACTCGGATACAGGCACTGGCGATTCCATTGCCGATGGCACGACGCCCGTGACAGCAGATGGGCAGACTGTCGTCTTCGGCTCCATCGCGGATGACCTCCGCGGCTGGGACTCCACACGTAAGGTCCTTGCGGGTGATCTTGATTTCAACCCAGCACCAAAGCCTCGCTGGAAGGATGACACTGCGGCCGCCGGAGCCATGTGGGTGCCACACTATCTCGACGGAGGATTCCCCGGTTCGACGCCGACCACAGTCCGGCTGTTTCAGGCGGACACGAACGGCTTCGCGTCGCACCTCCATCCCGGAGCAGTCGCAACCGGATCCCTGGCAACCAGGCAGACGGAATCCGTGGAGTACAACACTCGTACCACCTCTCTGCCTTCGCTCAAGGAGAAGCCTGCACAGCTCTCAGCCACCGGTCGGTTCTCGACAGATTCCGTTAGCGCAGGCACCAGCGGAACGACGTATCAACTCACTGTCACGGCACATACTTCGGGCTCGGCCGTCGTCGAATACGATTTCGACCACCTCTCGATCGATGCTGTGCCGAGCATCCCCACCGGCTGGGATCGCGCGACCGACGACGTCGCTGGCACGCTGACCTTCACGAAGGCGCACGTGTCGGCTGGAGATGTCGCAGAGTTCGCGTTGACGGTCACCGAGGTTGACACGGGAGCACCGGCAAAGGCCAGTGTCACAGCAGAGGTGAACGGTGCGACCGCTTCCACGAGCCTCATCGTGCGGCCGAGTGCGCCAGTCTGCGCTGGCACCACCGGTCAACCCCCTGTGATCATCGCGGGCCTGGCAACAGCGCTTCGCGGAGTGCAATGCCTTTCGGAGTCGGCAACCATCAGCGCTGTCGCGCCTCACGGTGTTGCCTCTGCGACGGCAAGTGGCGTACTGACGTACACTCCGGATTCCGCCTACCGCGGGCCAGAGACGCTCGAGGTCAAAGCCACCGATGCTGCTGGTCGCGTCAGTCTTCCTACCGCCATTGCTGTCGCCGTCGGGTCGCCTGCGCTCGCCCTCGACGATCCCTATACCGCGCGGGTCGGCGAAGATCTAGTCGTCGACGCCGCACACGGGCTCCTATCAAACGACATCTTCCCGACGAACCGAGCCGAATGGCATTTGGACGAGGGCAATCCTCCAGACCACGGGACGGTGAAGATCGATGACCAAACGGGGGCCTTCGTCTATTCCCCAGCTCCGGGATTCACCGGGGATGCGGTTTTTCGGTACAGGGCGTACGGCCCTGATGCCCATTCGGATTCAAACATCGGAACGGTGACAATTCATGTTCGCTAA
- a CDS encoding TetR/AcrR family transcriptional regulator — MTSAPSARDRVLDAFETILINQGERAATLDAVAAEAGVSKGGLLYHFGSKDALVDGLIERLSALVTEDVENIRTAPAGVVDYFIRSSVNIESPLDRAIISATRLAQGSQPKAQEALKSMQRDWFDVLATAVGDDAVARTIMLISDGLYYNSALLPSALTETSSRVTANMNELVAIAEGLVASRRTGANETR, encoded by the coding sequence ATGACTTCAGCGCCGTCTGCTCGCGATCGGGTTCTCGACGCCTTCGAGACGATCCTCATCAACCAGGGTGAGCGCGCAGCGACGCTCGATGCTGTGGCAGCAGAAGCGGGCGTGAGCAAAGGCGGGTTGCTCTACCACTTCGGCTCGAAAGATGCCCTCGTCGACGGCCTGATCGAACGGCTGTCGGCGCTGGTCACCGAAGACGTCGAGAACATCCGCACGGCTCCTGCCGGCGTCGTCGACTACTTCATTCGCAGTTCGGTCAACATCGAGAGCCCGCTCGACCGGGCGATCATCTCGGCAACCCGGCTCGCCCAGGGCTCGCAGCCCAAGGCCCAGGAGGCCTTGAAGTCCATGCAGCGCGACTGGTTCGACGTTCTGGCCACGGCCGTGGGCGACGACGCCGTTGCCCGCACGATCATGCTCATCAGCGATGGGCTGTACTACAACTCGGCGCTGCTGCCGTCTGCGCTCACCGAGACCTCGAGCCGAGTCACTGCGAACATGAATGAGCTGGTTGCGATCGCCGAGGGACTGGTCGCATCACGCCGCACGGGCGCGAACGAGACTCGCTGA
- a CDS encoding 3-isopropylmalate dehydrogenase, with protein MPRVIRLAVIPGDGIGPEVIAEALKVLDAAVGASGAVASDEAVTVEKTHFSLGAARYLETGDVLTDEDLAAIASHDAILLGAVGGVPGDPRLKDANIERGLLLRLRFALDHFVNLRPTTIYPGVTSPLSNPGEVDFVVVREGTEGPYVGNGGAIRVGTPHEIANEVSVNTAYGVERVVRFAFELAASRPRKKLTLVHKTNVLVFSGSLWQRTVNAIAAEFPDVSVDYLHVDAATIFFVTNPAKFDVIVTDNLFGDILTDLAGAISGGIGLAASGNINPTGTFPSMFEPVHGSAPDIAGKQIADPTAAILSVALLLDQQGLPGAAARIRDAVTGDLAERASAASRVSGADALPARSTAEVGDAIVAALGSLAVAAH; from the coding sequence ATGCCTCGTGTCATTCGCCTAGCCGTCATCCCCGGAGACGGAATCGGCCCCGAGGTCATCGCCGAGGCACTGAAGGTGCTCGATGCGGCGGTCGGAGCATCCGGTGCCGTGGCGTCCGACGAAGCAGTGACCGTCGAGAAGACACACTTCTCGCTCGGGGCTGCGCGTTACCTCGAGACCGGTGACGTGCTCACCGACGAGGATCTCGCCGCCATCGCCTCGCACGACGCCATTCTGCTCGGTGCGGTCGGTGGGGTGCCGGGCGACCCGCGCCTGAAAGACGCGAACATCGAGCGCGGATTGCTGCTGCGGCTGCGTTTTGCCCTCGACCACTTCGTGAACCTGCGACCCACGACGATCTACCCGGGTGTGACGAGCCCGCTCTCGAATCCCGGCGAGGTCGACTTTGTGGTCGTGCGCGAGGGCACAGAGGGGCCGTACGTCGGCAACGGCGGCGCGATCCGCGTCGGCACGCCCCACGAGATCGCCAACGAGGTCTCGGTCAACACGGCCTACGGCGTCGAACGCGTGGTGCGCTTCGCGTTCGAACTCGCCGCCAGCCGCCCCCGAAAGAAGCTCACGCTCGTGCACAAGACGAACGTGCTGGTCTTCTCGGGCAGCCTCTGGCAGCGCACAGTCAACGCAATCGCAGCCGAGTTCCCCGACGTCTCCGTCGACTACCTGCACGTCGACGCAGCGACCATCTTCTTCGTGACGAACCCTGCTAAATTCGACGTGATCGTCACAGACAACCTCTTCGGCGACATTCTCACCGACCTGGCCGGCGCGATCAGCGGCGGCATCGGGCTGGCGGCCTCGGGCAACATCAACCCGACCGGCACCTTCCCCAGCATGTTCGAACCCGTGCACGGATCTGCACCCGACATCGCAGGCAAGCAGATCGCCGACCCGACTGCCGCGATCCTGTCGGTGGCGCTCCTGCTCGACCAGCAGGGGCTACCTGGGGCAGCGGCCCGCATTCGGGATGCTGTGACCGGCGACCTTGCGGAGCGGGCGAGTGCAGCATCCAGAGTCTCGGGTGCTGACGCACTGCCCGCACGGAGCACTGCAGAAGTGGGCGATGCGATCGTGGCGGCGCTCGGATCGCTTGCGGTCGCCGCACACTGA
- a CDS encoding MFS transporter: MSSSLLTPNPVSTTNHLSAANSVSAPTRPRTLPTQGEPVRPARPDAVASSQTTGSSAPDLRVGLRGWLALAVLMLPVLLISVDNTVLSFALPVISESLHPSATAQLWIIDMYPLVLAGLLVSMGNLGDRIGRRRLLLIGAVGFGVVSIIAAFAPTAELLIAARAALAFFGAMLMPSTLSLLRNIFADRQQRRLAIAIWASGFAAGAALGPIVGGLLLEHFWWGSVFLIAVPVLIPLLIFAPLLIPESRDPNPGKLDLVSIGLSLVMLVPIVYAIKEFAIEGFSWASIGLFALGLAAGCAFVRRQLSRENPMLDMRLFRVGAFSGAVLVNLLSVVSLVGFLFFVSQHLQLVLGLRPMDAALALVPGLIVMVVAGLAVVPLVRLVKPGIVVAGGLMLSATAYVIVMLTGAGATAGTLAIAFAVLALGIGAAETISNDLIISVVPEEKAGAASAVSETAYELGAVLGTAVLGSILTAFYRSSIVLPHGLTTEQATSASETLGGAVGVSGEIPWSLGTVLLESARQAFDSGVVTTSAIGAALMVAATILALVTLRKARA; this comes from the coding sequence ATGTCCAGCTCCCTCCTCACCCCGAACCCCGTTTCGACCACGAATCACCTCTCCGCGGCGAACTCCGTCTCCGCGCCCACCCGCCCCCGCACTCTTCCGACCCAGGGTGAGCCGGTCCGTCCCGCACGCCCCGACGCGGTCGCATCCAGCCAGACGACCGGTTCGTCGGCCCCAGACCTCCGCGTCGGCCTGCGTGGCTGGCTCGCGCTGGCCGTCCTGATGCTTCCTGTGCTCCTCATCTCGGTTGACAACACCGTGCTCAGCTTCGCTCTGCCCGTCATCTCCGAGTCACTGCACCCCAGCGCCACCGCGCAGCTGTGGATCATCGACATGTACCCGCTGGTGCTCGCCGGCCTGCTCGTCTCGATGGGCAACCTCGGCGACCGCATCGGCCGCCGCAGGCTTCTGCTGATCGGTGCCGTCGGATTCGGAGTCGTCTCGATCATCGCTGCGTTCGCGCCAACAGCCGAACTGCTCATCGCCGCCCGCGCGGCCCTCGCTTTCTTCGGCGCGATGCTCATGCCCTCTACGCTCTCGCTGCTGCGCAACATCTTCGCCGACCGGCAGCAACGCCGTCTCGCCATCGCGATCTGGGCCTCCGGCTTCGCTGCGGGAGCCGCCCTCGGCCCGATCGTCGGCGGTCTGCTGCTCGAGCACTTCTGGTGGGGATCCGTCTTCCTCATCGCCGTACCGGTGCTGATTCCTCTGTTGATCTTCGCGCCCCTGCTGATTCCCGAATCGCGTGACCCGAACCCGGGCAAGCTCGACCTCGTGAGCATCGGCCTCTCGCTCGTGATGCTCGTGCCGATCGTCTATGCGATCAAGGAGTTCGCCATCGAGGGGTTCAGCTGGGCATCCATCGGCCTGTTCGCCCTGGGGCTTGCCGCAGGGTGCGCGTTCGTCCGGCGCCAGCTCTCACGTGAGAACCCGATGCTCGACATGAGGCTGTTCCGCGTCGGCGCTTTCAGCGGCGCAGTGCTCGTCAACCTGCTCAGCGTCGTCTCGCTGGTCGGCTTTCTCTTCTTCGTGTCGCAGCACCTCCAGTTGGTGCTGGGGCTGCGGCCGATGGATGCTGCGCTCGCCCTGGTGCCGGGCCTCATCGTGATGGTCGTGGCCGGCCTTGCCGTCGTTCCGCTCGTGCGCCTCGTCAAACCGGGCATCGTGGTTGCCGGCGGGCTGATGCTCTCGGCGACCGCCTACGTGATCGTCATGCTCACCGGCGCCGGAGCGACGGCCGGGACCCTCGCCATTGCCTTCGCGGTGCTCGCCCTCGGGATCGGGGCTGCGGAGACGATCTCTAACGACCTGATCATCTCTGTGGTGCCAGAAGAGAAGGCAGGAGCGGCCTCGGCCGTGTCTGAGACCGCCTATGAACTCGGTGCAGTGCTCGGCACGGCCGTGCTCGGCAGCATTCTCACGGCGTTCTACCGTTCGAGCATCGTGCTGCCGCACGGGCTCACGACCGAGCAGGCCACTTCGGCGTCAGAGACGCTGGGCGGAGCGGTCGGTGTTTCGGGCGAGATCCCGTGGAGCCTCGGCACGGTGCTGCTCGAGTCCGCGCGACAGGCCTTCGACAGTGGCGTGGTCACCACCTCGGCCATTGGCGCTGCGCTCATGGTCGCCGCGACCATCCTGGCCCTGGTGACGCTGCGCAAGGCGCGCGCCTGA
- the mgrA gene encoding L-glyceraldehyde 3-phosphate reductase, which yields MTYLADSTRYDDMQYRRVGRSGLKLPALSLGLWHNFGHTKPLDVQRAIVRRAFDLGITHFDLANNYGPPYGSAETNFGRLFAEDLKPYRDELIISSKAGYDMWPGPYGDFGSRKYVLSSLDQSLGRLGLDYVDIFYSHRPDPETPIEETMGALATAVHQGKALYVGISNYSPEQTLAAKAALAEHKVPLLIHQPRYSMLDRRPEETGLLDTVREEGIGAIVFSPLEQGLLTSRYLDGNIPESSRAAVGHFLTPEKVQGYLGKARALNEIADARGQTLAQLALLWVLRQQGETSPVTSAIIGASSVEQLEQNVAALAAPALDAAEIAAVEVALAP from the coding sequence ATGACCTATCTAGCCGACTCCACCCGCTATGACGACATGCAGTACCGCCGGGTCGGCCGCAGCGGGCTCAAGCTCCCGGCGCTCTCGCTCGGGCTCTGGCACAACTTCGGCCACACCAAGCCGCTCGACGTGCAGCGCGCCATCGTGCGCCGGGCGTTCGACCTCGGAATCACCCACTTCGACCTCGCAAACAACTACGGGCCGCCCTACGGCTCAGCAGAGACCAACTTCGGCCGCCTGTTCGCCGAAGACCTGAAGCCGTACCGCGATGAGCTCATCATCTCGTCGAAGGCCGGCTACGACATGTGGCCGGGCCCGTATGGCGATTTCGGCTCACGCAAGTACGTGCTCTCGTCGCTCGACCAGAGCCTCGGCCGCCTCGGGCTCGACTATGTCGACATCTTCTACTCGCACCGGCCCGATCCCGAGACCCCGATCGAAGAGACCATGGGCGCGCTCGCCACGGCCGTGCACCAGGGCAAGGCGCTCTACGTCGGCATTTCCAACTACTCACCTGAGCAGACCCTCGCCGCGAAGGCTGCCCTGGCCGAGCACAAGGTGCCGCTGCTCATCCACCAGCCCCGGTACTCGATGCTCGACCGTCGACCCGAAGAAACCGGCCTGCTCGACACTGTCCGTGAAGAGGGAATCGGCGCAATCGTCTTCTCACCGCTCGAGCAGGGGTTGCTCACCAGCCGCTATCTCGACGGCAACATTCCCGAGTCGTCGCGAGCCGCGGTCGGGCACTTCCTCACTCCCGAGAAGGTGCAGGGCTACCTCGGCAAGGCCCGTGCTCTGAACGAGATCGCGGATGCCCGGGGCCAGACCCTCGCCCAGCTCGCCCTGCTCTGGGTGCTGCGGCAGCAGGGTGAGACCTCGCCCGTCACCTCGGCCATCATCGGCGCGAGCTCGGTCGAGCAGCTCGAGCAGAACGTTGCGGCCCTCGCTGCCCCCGCGCTCGATGCGGCCGAGATCGCTGCGGTCGAAGTGGCGCTCGCCCCCTGA
- a CDS encoding fumarylacetoacetate hydrolase family protein gives MKIVRFSAGDDPRYGILDSGPDGDDLVVLVGDPMFQGFETTGERVPLAGVKLLAPVIPRSKVVAVGKNYADHAREMGGEVPDHPIIFLKPNTSVIGTGDAIVLPSDSEQVEHEAELAIVIGSVAKNVRAEDYASVVFGYTVANDVTARDIQKLDGQWARAKSYDTFCPLGPVIETEFDFTDARIEARVDGVVKQQGTTADMIFGIPEIVAFVSRVFTLLPGDVILTGTPAGVGPITSGQVVDVSIAGIGTLSNPVR, from the coding sequence GTGAAAATTGTGCGATTCAGTGCGGGCGACGACCCGCGGTACGGCATCCTCGACAGCGGGCCCGACGGCGACGACCTGGTCGTGCTGGTCGGCGACCCGATGTTCCAGGGGTTCGAGACCACGGGGGAGCGGGTGCCGCTTGCGGGCGTGAAACTGCTTGCCCCGGTCATCCCGAGGTCGAAGGTGGTCGCGGTGGGCAAGAACTATGCGGACCACGCCAGGGAGATGGGCGGGGAGGTGCCCGATCATCCGATCATCTTTCTCAAACCGAACACCTCGGTGATCGGTACCGGCGACGCGATCGTTCTGCCGTCAGACAGCGAGCAGGTCGAGCACGAGGCGGAGCTTGCCATCGTGATCGGCAGTGTGGCGAAGAACGTGCGCGCAGAGGACTACGCATCGGTGGTGTTCGGCTACACGGTGGCGAATGACGTGACTGCGCGCGACATCCAGAAGCTCGACGGCCAGTGGGCCAGGGCGAAGAGTTACGACACGTTCTGCCCGCTCGGCCCGGTGATTGAGACCGAGTTCGACTTCACGGATGCCCGCATCGAGGCCCGCGTCGATGGAGTTGTGAAGCAGCAGGGCACCACAGCAGACATGATCTTCGGCATTCCCGAGATCGTGGCCTTCGTGTCGCGGGTGTTCACGCTGTTGCCGGGAGACGTGATTCTCACGGGCACTCCCGCCGGAGTCGGGCCGATCACTTCGGGCCAGGTCGTCGACGTCAGCATTGCGGGAATCGGCACGCTGTCGAACCCCGTGCGTTAA
- a CDS encoding TetR/AcrR family transcriptional regulator translates to MSLPPSAASSRSTYRHGDLRDALVEAGIAMARSGGPDAVVLREATRRAGVSPNAAYRHFADRQALLRAVSDAAQGTAADCMEAEIAALPMSPSSPSVTAPAVAARLLLRAVGTGYLRFARDEPGLFRAAFSVPDHLANSGDPAKAGVAGRTPFQILGAALDAWSAAGILPPERRAYAELYAWSAVHGLGMLVIDGPLRGLSDDLVDQATVRLLDMVERGL, encoded by the coding sequence ATGAGCCTGCCCCCCTCGGCTGCGTCAAGCCGTTCGACCTATCGGCACGGAGACCTTCGCGACGCGCTCGTCGAGGCAGGCATCGCCATGGCACGCTCCGGCGGCCCCGATGCCGTCGTGCTGCGTGAGGCCACCCGCCGCGCGGGAGTTTCACCGAACGCGGCCTACCGGCACTTCGCCGACCGCCAGGCGCTGCTGCGAGCCGTGTCAGACGCCGCGCAAGGCACGGCTGCCGACTGCATGGAGGCGGAGATCGCGGCACTGCCGATGTCACCCAGCTCGCCGTCCGTCACCGCGCCCGCCGTCGCGGCCCGACTGCTGCTGCGAGCCGTCGGCACCGGCTACCTGCGGTTCGCCCGAGACGAACCCGGCCTCTTCCGTGCCGCGTTCTCTGTGCCAGACCACCTGGCCAACAGCGGCGACCCAGCGAAAGCCGGTGTCGCGGGCCGCACGCCGTTCCAGATACTGGGCGCGGCTCTCGACGCATGGTCGGCCGCGGGCATCCTGCCGCCGGAGCGTCGCGCGTACGCCGAGCTGTACGCGTGGTCTGCCGTGCACGGGCTCGGGATGCTCGTGATCGACGGGCCGCTGCGCGGCCTCAGCGACGACCTCGTCGACCAGGCCACCGTGCGCCTGCTCGACATGGTCGAACGCGGCCTCTGA
- a CDS encoding branched-chain amino acid aminotransferase, which translates to MTTTASTPAPTAGESATEFPLAFQLTPSTDARAEAEREAILADPGFGKHFTDHMVSIEWTIDDGWHNAEVMPYGPISLDPAASVLHYAQEIFEGLKAYRHADGSIHTFRPEANAARLQRSAGRLALPQLSTTDFVESLKQLIAVDGSWVPDAPETSLYLRPFMFATESFLGVRAARKVGFYVIASPAGTYFTGGVAPVNIWLSTEFNRAGRGGMGAAKTGGNYASSLLPQELAYEKGCAQVLFLDSQEGKYLEELGGMNLFLVYKDGTLVTPASSSILEGITRDSIMQLARDRGHNVEIRQVEIEEWKAGSASGDIVEVFACGTAAVIAPVAQLLGEDFALGTAGAPAGELTMSLRQELTDIQYGRIPDRHGWLTRLDA; encoded by the coding sequence ATGACGACCACCGCTTCGACACCAGCCCCCACTGCCGGCGAATCGGCAACCGAATTCCCGCTGGCCTTCCAGCTCACTCCGTCGACGGATGCCCGGGCAGAGGCCGAGCGCGAGGCCATCCTTGCCGACCCCGGCTTCGGCAAGCACTTCACCGACCACATGGTCTCGATCGAGTGGACCATCGATGACGGCTGGCACAACGCCGAGGTGATGCCATACGGGCCGATCTCGCTCGACCCCGCGGCTTCGGTGCTGCACTACGCGCAGGAGATCTTCGAGGGGCTGAAGGCCTACCGGCACGCCGACGGGTCGATCCACACCTTCCGGCCCGAGGCGAATGCGGCCCGGCTCCAGCGCTCTGCGGGCCGCCTCGCGCTGCCCCAGCTCTCGACCACGGACTTCGTCGAATCGCTCAAGCAGCTGATCGCCGTCGATGGCTCGTGGGTCCCCGATGCCCCGGAGACGAGCCTGTACCTTCGGCCGTTCATGTTCGCCACAGAGAGCTTTCTCGGCGTGCGTGCCGCTCGCAAGGTCGGGTTCTACGTGATCGCCAGCCCGGCGGGTACCTACTTCACCGGAGGAGTCGCCCCGGTGAACATCTGGCTCTCGACGGAGTTCAACCGTGCCGGCCGCGGGGGAATGGGTGCGGCGAAGACCGGCGGCAACTACGCCTCGTCGCTGCTGCCCCAGGAGCTCGCCTACGAGAAGGGCTGCGCGCAGGTTCTCTTTCTCGACTCGCAGGAGGGCAAATACCTCGAAGAGCTCGGCGGAATGAACCTCTTTCTCGTCTACAAAGACGGCACGCTCGTCACGCCCGCGTCGTCGAGCATCCTCGAGGGGATCACGCGCGACAGCATCATGCAGCTCGCGCGGGATCGCGGCCACAACGTCGAGATCCGCCAGGTCGAGATCGAGGAGTGGAAGGCCGGCTCGGCGTCGGGCGACATCGTCGAGGTGTTCGCCTGCGGAACGGCGGCTGTGATCGCGCCCGTCGCCCAGCTGCTCGGCGAGGACTTCGCGCTCGGTACCGCGGGGGCTCCGGCCGGCGAGCTGACGATGTCACTGCGCCAGGAGCTCACCGACATCCAGTACGGCCGCATCCCCGACCGCCACGGCTGGCTTACGCGGCTCGACGCCTGA